A region from the Pseudomonas cucumis genome encodes:
- the mutL gene encoding DNA mismatch repair endonuclease MutL: protein MNQVLTNTARIELLSPRLANQIAAGEVVERPASVIKELLENSLDSGAKRIDVDVEQGGVKLLRVRDDGSGISADDLPLALARHATSKIRNLEDLEQVMSLGFRGEALASISSVARLTLTSRTRDADQAWQVETEGRDMAPRVQPAAHPVGTSVEVRDLFFNTPARRKFLKTEKTEFDHLQEVIKRLALARFDVAFHLRHNGKTILSLHEAHDDAARARRVAAICGAGFLEQALPIEIERNGLHLWGWVGLPTFNRSQADLQYFFVNGRAVRDKLVAHAVRQAYRDVLFNGRHPTFVLFFEVDPAGVDVNVHPTKHEVRFRDGRMVHDFLYGTLHRALGDVRPEDHLAAPVATAIVRPTGLDAGEFGPQGEMRLAANALLEQPQAQPSFNTTAGSGAGAGYQYQYTPRPQSGIPVAEAQAAYREFFAPLPEANAVALPAGQDDIPPLGYALAQLKGIYILSENAQGLVLVDMHAAHERIMYERLKIAMASEGLSGQPLLVPESLAVSQREADCAEEHVAWFQRLGFELQRLGPESLAIRQIPALLKQAEANRLVSDVLADLMEYGTSDRIQAHLNELLGTMACHGAIRANRRLALPEMNGLLRDMENTERSGQCNHGRPTWTQLGLDDLDKLFLRGR, encoded by the coding sequence ATGAACCAGGTGCTGACCAACACTGCGCGCATCGAGCTGCTCAGCCCGCGGCTGGCGAACCAGATTGCCGCCGGTGAGGTGGTTGAGCGCCCGGCCTCGGTGATCAAGGAGTTGCTGGAGAACAGCCTCGACTCCGGCGCCAAACGCATCGATGTCGATGTTGAGCAGGGCGGCGTCAAGCTGCTGCGGGTGCGCGACGATGGCAGCGGCATTTCTGCCGATGACCTGCCCTTGGCCCTGGCCCGTCACGCCACCAGCAAGATTCGCAATCTGGAAGACCTTGAGCAGGTGATGAGCCTGGGGTTTCGTGGTGAAGCGCTGGCGTCCATCAGCTCCGTGGCGCGCCTGACCCTGACGTCCCGCACTCGCGATGCCGATCAGGCCTGGCAGGTGGAAACCGAAGGCCGGGACATGGCGCCTCGCGTGCAACCCGCGGCCCATCCGGTGGGGACTTCGGTGGAAGTGCGCGACTTGTTCTTTAATACCCCGGCGCGCCGTAAATTTCTCAAAACCGAAAAAACCGAATTCGATCACCTGCAAGAAGTGATCAAGCGTCTGGCACTGGCGCGGTTCGATGTGGCGTTCCATCTGCGCCACAACGGCAAAACCATCCTTAGCCTGCACGAAGCCCATGATGACGCGGCCCGCGCCCGGCGTGTGGCGGCGATCTGCGGGGCGGGGTTTCTGGAGCAGGCGCTGCCGATCGAAATCGAGCGCAATGGCCTGCATCTGTGGGGCTGGGTCGGGTTGCCGACCTTCAATCGCAGCCAGGCAGACTTGCAGTATTTCTTTGTGAATGGCCGCGCCGTGCGCGACAAACTGGTGGCTCACGCAGTGCGCCAGGCTTATCGCGATGTGCTGTTCAACGGTCGGCACCCGACGTTCGTACTGTTTTTCGAAGTCGATCCGGCGGGCGTCGACGTCAACGTGCACCCGACCAAGCACGAAGTGCGCTTCCGTGACGGGCGCATGGTTCACGATTTCCTCTATGGCACTTTGCATCGCGCGCTCGGCGATGTGCGGCCGGAAGATCATCTGGCCGCGCCTGTCGCGACGGCCATTGTCCGGCCGACCGGGCTCGACGCCGGTGAGTTCGGTCCGCAGGGCGAAATGCGTCTGGCGGCCAATGCGCTGTTGGAACAGCCTCAGGCCCAACCTTCCTTTAATACGACGGCGGGCTCCGGCGCTGGTGCCGGTTATCAGTATCAGTACACGCCGCGGCCTCAGTCCGGCATACCCGTCGCCGAAGCTCAAGCGGCCTACCGCGAGTTTTTCGCGCCATTGCCCGAAGCCAATGCGGTCGCGCTGCCGGCTGGGCAGGATGACATCCCGCCATTGGGTTACGCGCTGGCGCAGCTCAAGGGCATCTATATTCTTTCGGAAAACGCTCAAGGCCTGGTGCTGGTGGACATGCACGCCGCCCACGAGAGGATCATGTACGAACGCCTGAAAATCGCCATGGCCAGCGAAGGCTTGAGCGGCCAGCCGCTGTTGGTGCCGGAGTCTCTGGCGGTCAGTCAGCGCGAAGCCGATTGTGCCGAAGAACACGTCGCGTGGTTCCAGCGGCTGGGCTTTGAGTTGCAGCGTCTTGGCCCGGAATCGCTGGCGATCCGGCAAATCCCGGCGTTGTTGAAACAGGCGGAAGCCAATCGATTGGTCAGTGACGTTCTGGCGGATTTGATGGAATACGGCACCAGCGACCGGATTCAGGCACACCTGAACGAACTGCTCGGCACCATGGCCTGCCACGGCGCGATTCGTGCGAATCGGCGTCTGGCCTTGCCGGAAATGAACGGTCTGCTGCGGGACATGGAAAACACCGAACGCAGCGGTCAATGCAACCACGGCCGACCGACCTGGACCCAATTGGGCCTGGACGATCTGGACAAACTGTTTTTGCGCGGTCGCTGA
- the miaA gene encoding tRNA (adenosine(37)-N6)-dimethylallyltransferase MiaA, whose protein sequence is MSQLPPAIFLMGPTAAGKTDLAIELTKVLPCELISVDSALVYRGMDIGTAKPSKEILAEFPHRLIDILDPAESYSAADFRRDALEAMAEITARGKIPLLVGGTMLYYKALLEGLADMPAADPDVRAQIEEEAARLGWQALHDQLAVIDPQSAARIHPNDPQRLSRALEVYRVSGQSMTELRLRQSAQSTEAAASGLQQLPYTVANLAIAPANRQVLHERIKQRFTNMLEQGFIDEVVALRDRGDLHSGMPSIRAVGYRQVWDYLDGKLTQAEMQERGIIATRQLAKRQFTWLRSWADLHWLDSLDCDNLPRALKYLGTISILS, encoded by the coding sequence ATGAGCCAGCTCCCTCCTGCGATTTTCCTGATGGGGCCGACGGCTGCCGGCAAGACCGACCTGGCCATTGAACTCACCAAGGTCCTGCCCTGCGAACTGATCAGCGTCGATTCGGCGCTGGTTTACCGTGGCATGGACATTGGCACTGCCAAGCCTTCCAAAGAAATTCTGGCCGAATTCCCACATCGCCTGATCGATATTCTCGACCCAGCCGAAAGTTATTCGGCTGCGGATTTTCGTCGTGATGCGCTCGAGGCCATGGCGGAGATCACCGCGCGGGGAAAAATTCCGCTGCTGGTAGGCGGCACAATGCTCTACTACAAGGCTTTGCTCGAAGGTCTGGCCGACATGCCGGCGGCCGATCCGGACGTGCGCGCGCAAATCGAAGAAGAGGCTGCACGCCTTGGCTGGCAGGCCCTGCATGATCAATTGGCGGTCATCGATCCGCAATCTGCAGCGCGAATTCATCCGAACGATCCACAGCGCCTCAGTCGCGCGCTGGAAGTTTATCGCGTCAGTGGTCAGAGCATGACTGAGCTACGCTTGCGACAATCTGCGCAAAGTACTGAAGCAGCCGCTTCGGGACTGCAACAATTGCCCTATACTGTCGCGAACTTGGCTATCGCCCCGGCAAATCGCCAGGTACTGCACGAGCGTATTAAACAAAGATTCACAAATATGTTGGAACAGGGATTCATCGATGAGGTCGTAGCCCTGCGAGATAGAGGTGACCTGCATTCGGGGATGCCGTCTATACGTGCTGTAGGTTATCGACAAGTCTGGGATTACCTGGATGGCAAGCTGACGCAAGCCGAGATGCAGGAGCGTGGAATCATTGCCACGCGCCAATTGGCAAAGCGCCAGTTCACCTGGCTGCGCAGTTGGGCTGATTTACACTGGTTGGACAGCCTCGATTGCGACAATCTGCCGCGCGCCTTGAAATACCTTGGGACCATCTCCATATTGAGCTGA
- the hfq gene encoding RNA chaperone Hfq, producing the protein MSKGHSLQDPYLNTLRKEKVGVSIYLVNGIKLQGTIESFDQFVILLKNTVSQMVYKHAISTVVPVRPIRLPSATESETGDAEPGNA; encoded by the coding sequence ATGTCAAAAGGGCATTCGCTACAAGACCCTTACTTGAATACTTTACGTAAAGAGAAAGTGGGGGTTTCCATCTACCTGGTCAACGGGATCAAACTGCAAGGCACGATCGAGTCTTTCGACCAGTTCGTTATTCTGCTGAAAAACACCGTTAGCCAAATGGTTTACAAACACGCTATCTCTACAGTGGTGCCGGTTCGTCCAATTCGTCTGCCTAGCGCAACCGAATCCGAAACAGGTGACGCTGAGCCAGGTAACGCCTGA
- the hflX gene encoding ribosome rescue GTPase HflX — MFFERHGGGERAILVHLDGQDPEAREDPQEFQELAISAGAETVAFFNVPRHRPTAKTLISSGKVEELRDLVSAEQVDLVIFNHILTPSQERNLERIFECRVIDRTGLILDIFAQRARTHEGKLQVELAQLEHMSTRLVRGWTHLERQKGGIGLRGPGETQLETDRRLLRVRLRQIKGRLEKVRSQREQSRRGRKRADIPTVSLVGYTNAGKSTLFNSVTDSDVFAADQLFATLDPTLRRLELDDLGPIVLADTVGFIRHLPHKLVEAFRATLEESSNSDLLLHVIDAHEPERMAQIEQVMVVLGEIGAQDLPILEVYNKLDLLEGVEPQIQRDADGKPQRVWLSAKDGTGLNLLKQAVAELLGSDLFVGTLRLPQRFARLRAQFFELGAVQKEEHDEEGISLLAVRLPRIELNRLVSREGLQPMEFIEQHTLQ, encoded by the coding sequence TTGTTCTTTGAGCGCCACGGTGGTGGTGAGCGAGCAATTCTCGTTCACTTGGATGGTCAGGACCCTGAGGCGCGCGAAGATCCGCAGGAGTTTCAGGAGTTGGCAATTTCGGCAGGCGCCGAGACCGTCGCGTTTTTTAACGTGCCGCGTCATCGGCCAACCGCCAAAACCCTGATTAGCAGTGGCAAGGTCGAAGAATTACGCGATCTGGTCAGCGCCGAACAGGTCGATCTGGTGATTTTCAATCACATCCTCACGCCCAGTCAGGAACGTAACCTCGAACGCATTTTCGAGTGTCGCGTGATTGACCGCACGGGTTTGATTCTCGATATCTTCGCCCAACGCGCCCGCACCCATGAAGGCAAGCTCCAGGTCGAACTGGCCCAGCTTGAACACATGAGTACGCGGCTGGTTCGTGGCTGGACTCACCTTGAGCGGCAGAAGGGCGGTATCGGTCTGCGCGGCCCGGGTGAAACCCAGCTGGAAACCGACCGGCGCCTGTTGCGGGTTCGCCTGCGGCAGATCAAGGGGCGCCTGGAAAAAGTCCGCAGCCAGCGTGAGCAATCCCGTCGCGGGCGCAAACGTGCTGATATTCCGACGGTTTCACTGGTGGGTTATACCAACGCCGGCAAATCGACGCTGTTCAACTCGGTCACCGATTCCGACGTCTTCGCCGCCGACCAGTTGTTCGCTACCCTCGACCCGACCTTGCGCCGGCTCGAACTCGATGACCTCGGGCCGATCGTGCTGGCCGACACTGTGGGCTTTATTCGTCACTTGCCGCACAAACTGGTCGAGGCATTTCGGGCTACGCTCGAAGAGTCGAGCAACTCCGATCTGCTGCTACATGTGATCGATGCGCATGAGCCTGAGCGGATGGCACAGATTGAGCAGGTCATGGTGGTGCTCGGAGAGATCGGGGCACAAGACTTGCCGATCCTTGAGGTATACAACAAACTCGATTTGCTCGAGGGTGTTGAGCCTCAGATCCAGCGCGATGCCGATGGCAAGCCGCAACGGGTCTGGTTGTCGGCCAAGGACGGTACCGGCCTGAACCTGCTCAAGCAGGCTGTGGCCGAACTGTTAGGCAGTGATTTGTTTGTTGGCACCTTGCGCTTGCCGCAACGTTTTGCTCGACTGCGTGCGCAGTTTTTCGAACTCGGTGCGGTGCAAAAAGAAGAACACGACGAAGAAGGCATCAGCTTGCTGGCCGTTCGCTTGCCACGGATCGAATTGAATCGACTCGTGAGCCGCGAAGGTCTGCAACCGATGGAATTCATCGAGCAACACACTTTGCAATAA